From Candidatus Neomarinimicrobiota bacterium, the proteins below share one genomic window:
- a CDS encoding GNAT family N-acetyltransferase, with protein MKDMITIKPIRDVDRIWLPVWISQRWRTEALVFRGEKNLPAELPGFIAFMHKMPVGVITYRVKDNVCQIISLDTVVHGKGIGISLLEKVLDVMRDQDIHQIKMLTTNDNVKRMEFLERNGFKKVKVFEDEVVKYSRKVKPEIQPFGYENLPIRDEIEFQREI; from the coding sequence ATGAAAGACATGATTACGATTAAGCCAATCAGAGATGTGGACAGAATCTGGCTTCCCGTATGGATTAGCCAGCGCTGGCGGACTGAAGCTCTCGTATTCAGAGGAGAAAAGAACTTACCTGCAGAACTCCCCGGTTTTATTGCCTTCATGCATAAAATGCCGGTGGGTGTAATCACGTATCGTGTGAAGGACAATGTCTGCCAGATAATTTCTCTGGATACCGTGGTCCATGGCAAAGGTATCGGTATTTCTCTCCTAGAAAAGGTCCTGGATGTGATGCGGGATCAGGATATCCACCAGATTAAAATGCTGACAACGAATGATAATGTCAAACGGATGGAATTTCTGGAACGGAATGGATTCAAGAAAGTGAAAGTCTTTGAGGATGAGGTGGTTAAATACTCCCGGAAAGTTAAACCTGAAATTCAGCCCTTCGGCTATGAAAACCTACCTATCCGGGATGAAATCGAATTTCAACGTGAGATCTAG
- the dacB_1 gene encoding D-alanyl-D-alanine carboxypeptidase/D-alanyl-D-alanine-endopeptidase — protein MKIRIICILLIGMIAFNGCATINPFVKEKKWENETAARIDSLFNDPLFDHAFWGVQIKSAVTGKIWYEKNQNRMFMPASNNKIPTTAVALTHFGPDYRFKSLVTTNGEIKDSILTGDLIVFSNGDPTLYERFFFDPRDVFKDWARRLKAMGIREIEGRIIGDDDAFDNRRIGSGWSFDYLDVWYAAEINALQFNENYVDLIITPPLMPDGELLVEPNVESSYFTIETDVVVGDTGKTKIRVDRDYGSNIIRINGYVLAGDASFMVSPSIFNPTLFYGTALKETLLDEGISVNGPVVDCDDIEDESWRDSTEILYVHDSPPFRDILKGLMKRSQNLYAETMARLLGYDVYGLGSFSNGRKVVEKQLEAWGIAPDSYVYADGSGLSRYNYWSPSQLVTILEAMYHSPYWPVWYEIQSVAGQDGTLRNRMKGTPAEGNVHAKTGTIANTRGLSGYVTTRNGELLIFSFLINGHLLKSDETDLITDKVLELLAETGDW, from the coding sequence ATGAAAATACGCATTATCTGCATTTTGCTTATCGGAATGATTGCTTTTAATGGTTGTGCCACGATAAATCCTTTTGTCAAAGAGAAAAAATGGGAAAATGAAACGGCAGCAAGAATCGATTCTCTTTTCAATGATCCTCTCTTTGACCATGCCTTTTGGGGTGTGCAAATCAAATCGGCTGTAACAGGTAAGATCTGGTATGAAAAAAATCAAAACCGAATGTTTATGCCGGCATCCAACAATAAAATTCCAACTACGGCTGTTGCACTCACACATTTCGGACCGGATTACCGCTTTAAAAGCTTGGTAACCACAAATGGAGAAATCAAAGATTCCATTCTTACCGGTGATCTGATTGTATTCAGTAACGGTGATCCAACCCTTTACGAGCGTTTTTTCTTTGATCCCAGGGATGTGTTTAAAGACTGGGCACGACGTTTGAAAGCGATGGGTATCCGAGAAATTGAGGGACGGATCATCGGGGATGACGATGCTTTTGACAACCGGCGGATAGGGAGCGGCTGGAGTTTTGATTATCTGGATGTATGGTATGCGGCAGAAATCAATGCTCTCCAGTTTAATGAAAATTATGTGGATCTTATCATTACACCGCCCTTGATGCCCGACGGAGAACTCCTGGTGGAACCCAATGTGGAATCCTCCTATTTCACCATTGAAACAGATGTGGTGGTGGGGGATACAGGAAAAACCAAAATCCGGGTGGACCGGGATTACGGATCCAATATAATTCGGATCAACGGATATGTCCTCGCCGGTGATGCATCGTTTATGGTTTCACCATCTATTTTTAATCCGACTCTTTTTTATGGCACGGCTTTGAAAGAAACACTGCTTGATGAAGGAATCTCAGTCAATGGACCTGTTGTTGATTGTGATGATATCGAAGATGAATCCTGGCGGGATAGTACAGAAATTCTCTATGTACATGATTCACCGCCTTTTCGGGATATCCTGAAAGGGCTCATGAAGCGAAGCCAGAATCTCTATGCAGAGACCATGGCACGGCTGCTGGGGTATGATGTATACGGCCTGGGCTCTTTTTCAAACGGACGAAAAGTGGTCGAAAAACAACTGGAAGCGTGGGGCATAGCCCCTGACAGCTATGTGTATGCTGACGGATCCGGACTTAGCCGATATAATTATTGGAGCCCGTCCCAGCTGGTGACCATTCTTGAAGCCATGTACCATTCACCCTATTGGCCCGTCTGGTACGAAATACAATCCGTAGCCGGGCAGGATGGAACCTTGAGAAACCGGATGAAGGGAACACCTGCCGAAGGGAACGTCCATGCAAAAACCGGGACCATAGCCAATACAAGGGGTCTTTCAGGTTATGTGACGACCCGCAACGGAGAATTACTCATTTTTTCCTTCCTCATTAATGGCCATCTCCTGAAATCTGATGAAACGGATTTGATTACAGATAAAGTACTGGAATTATTGGCGGAGACTGGTGATTGGTGA